AAATCGCTCATCGTCTTTGTGATCCTGGGCACCATTTTTGGTCCCAAGCCCACCTTAGCAAATGCTGACTCCAGCCCAGCTTGGTCGACGATCGGACCGGTTACAGCCTTCACGTCGGTTGCCTCCTTCAGGTAGGTATCCAAAGCGGGCAGGGCATTGTTCAGCGTCGAAAAATCTCCGACGGGCATTTTCTCCCTTGCGTGATTAAGGATGGAGCCGAGCGCGGCCTTCCCTTGGCTAGGACCAATGCTATGTTGTTGGGCTACCAGGTTTGCGAGCGCATCTTGTACGACCGAAGTTGGCAGGTTGGCACAACCTGACACTCCGGACGCGAT
This portion of the Candidatus Nitrospira nitrosa genome encodes:
- a CDS encoding DUF2780 domain-containing protein → MKYLSFVSGTVLLIASGVSGCANLPTSVVQDALANLVAQQHSIGPSQGKAALGSILNHAREKMPVGDFSTLNNALPALDTYLKEATDVKAVTGPIVDQAGLESAFAKVGLGPKMVPRITKTMSDFVGNSGGEAARSFFASLMK